Proteins found in one Nostoc sp. NIES-3756 genomic segment:
- a CDS encoding NADP-dependent oxidoreductase, translating to MVDAINQQIVLKSRPVGEPEESDFALIETPIPEPREGEVLNRTIYLSLDPYMRGRLSANASYAASTELNSVIVGGTVSQVIKSHHPDFQPGDFVLSSHGWQTYAVAKGETLRKLDPTQAPLSYNLGVLGMPGLTAYAALLDIGQPKAGETVVVSAASGAVGAVAGQIAKIKGARVVGIVGSDEKRDYIVKELGFDAGINRRTQPLSSALKEAAPDGIDIYFDNTAGEILATVLQQINLGARIPLVGLISQYNSTSPPPGPNLLPLLIKRALIKGFLVSDYQHRFPDFTRDVAGWLQSGQMKYKEDVVVGLANAPIAFIGLLRGNNFGKLIVEVSH from the coding sequence ATGGTTGATGCAATCAATCAACAGATCGTACTCAAAAGCCGCCCTGTTGGTGAACCAGAAGAGAGTGATTTTGCTCTCATAGAAACACCAATTCCCGAACCACGAGAAGGTGAAGTTCTCAACCGCACTATTTATCTATCCCTCGACCCGTATATGCGTGGTCGTCTCAGCGCCAACGCTTCTTATGCAGCCTCAACAGAATTGAACTCAGTTATTGTCGGTGGAACAGTCAGCCAAGTAATCAAATCGCATCACCCAGACTTTCAACCAGGAGATTTTGTTCTCAGCAGTCATGGTTGGCAAACTTACGCTGTTGCTAAAGGTGAAACACTACGCAAACTCGACCCAACACAGGCTCCTCTATCCTACAATTTGGGTGTGTTAGGTATGCCTGGTTTGACTGCCTATGCAGCTTTATTAGACATAGGTCAACCTAAAGCCGGTGAAACTGTGGTAGTTTCTGCTGCTTCTGGTGCTGTTGGTGCGGTAGCAGGTCAAATTGCCAAGATTAAGGGCGCGAGAGTGGTAGGAATTGTGGGCAGTGATGAAAAGCGTGATTATATAGTGAAAGAATTAGGCTTTGATGCGGGAATTAACCGCCGGACACAACCATTATCTTCAGCACTGAAAGAAGCTGCACCTGATGGTATAGATATTTATTTTGACAATACCGCAGGGGAAATTCTAGCAACTGTGTTGCAGCAAATCAACCTGGGAGCGAGAATCCCCTTGGTAGGCTTGATTTCTCAATACAATTCCACATCACCACCTCCTGGGCCGAATTTGCTGCCTTTATTGATTAAAAGAGCTTTAATTAAAGGTTTTTTAGTGAGTGACTATCAACACCGTTTTCCTGATTTTACCCGTGATGTCGCTGGATGGTTGCAGTCAGGTCAAATGAAGTACAAAGAAGATGTTGTTGTAGGTTTGGCAAATGCCCCTATTGCTTTTATTGGCTTGTTGCGAGGTAATAATTTTGGCAAATTAATTGTTGAGGTTAGTCATTAG
- a CDS encoding glycoside hydrolase family protein produces the protein MSITETLKKGSKGSEVSELQEVLIKLKFDPGRVDGSFGDRTEVAVKQFQQKQSITPDGVVGLETRIVLNKLIQRLIELAKLYGGTSGKLPLPGITLIKEFEGCKLIAYPDPLSKGKPYTIGWGSTCKKDGSEWSLGEKITQTEADELLIIQLERNYLPSLEKIPSWQDFNPYQQGALLSFAYNSGANFYGSKGFETITRVLKNQEWDKIESTLIMYKNPGSLVEAGLKRRRMAEAKLFLQPVFNNA, from the coding sequence ATGAGTATTACTGAGACTCTAAAAAAAGGTTCAAAAGGCTCAGAAGTTAGTGAATTACAAGAAGTTTTAATTAAACTTAAATTCGATCCGGGTCGAGTGGATGGTAGTTTTGGTGACAGGACAGAGGTAGCTGTTAAACAATTTCAGCAAAAACAAAGTATTACGCCTGATGGAGTTGTAGGATTAGAGACACGCATAGTTCTAAATAAGTTAATTCAACGATTAATAGAACTAGCAAAACTTTATGGTGGCACTTCTGGCAAATTACCACTACCTGGGATAACGCTAATTAAGGAATTTGAAGGATGTAAGTTAATAGCTTATCCTGATCCTTTATCTAAAGGTAAACCTTACACTATTGGCTGGGGTTCCACCTGTAAAAAGGATGGTAGCGAATGGTCGTTAGGTGAAAAAATTACCCAAACAGAGGCAGATGAACTATTAATTATTCAATTGGAGCGTAATTATTTACCATCTCTAGAAAAAATACCCAGCTGGCAAGATTTTAACCCTTACCAACAGGGAGCTTTATTAAGTTTTGCCTATAACTCGGGTGCTAACTTTTACGGTTCCAAAGGTTTCGAGACTATCACTAGAGTCTTGAAGAATCAAGAATGGGACAAAATTGAATCAACGCTCATTATGTACAAAAATCCTGGTAGTTTAGTTGAGGCTGGTTTGAAACGTAGACGAATGGCAGAAGCGAAACTATTTCTTCAGCCAGTGTTTAATAATGCCTAA
- a CDS encoding diguanylate cyclase domain-containing protein has translation MVSPKILVVEDETVRSLNIKNTLQSLGYNVLEITKSAEEAIKKVADIHPNLVLFDISISKINNDLQLANIIQDNYHVPVLYLTEYSDYLELHKNQKYKSYNYLLKPFEEKDLHLAVEMAFSQYKFKKKLHEEKERMAAIINSMGCAVVVTLTDGRVQMMNQMAERLTGWMQHQALGKDLAEVVNLVDQDMDKVIANLATQAMQTGEIVNLPENCTLISRDGREIPIGDNIASIRDSVGNVTGTVLVFQDVTQRKQGEVQLLHNAFYDGLTGLPNKVLFLDRLKQAIERSKRRSDYRFAVLFLDLDGFKGINDRFGHGMGDDFLVAIAQRLESCVRSGDTVGRFGGDEFAVLLEDIRDVNDAINVAKRIQDTLGLPLNLNAHQIFTTASIGITLNNGSYDQPESLLRDADHAMYLAKQKGKARYGVFNKVQGA, from the coding sequence ATGGTCTCCCCCAAAATCCTAGTTGTTGAGGATGAAACAGTCCGGTCATTAAATATTAAAAATACTTTACAATCATTAGGCTATAATGTTCTGGAGATTACAAAATCTGCTGAAGAAGCAATTAAAAAAGTAGCAGACATCCACCCAAATTTAGTATTATTTGATATATCTATATCTAAAATAAATAATGATTTACAGTTAGCAAATATTATTCAAGATAATTACCATGTACCCGTGTTATATTTAACTGAGTATTCCGATTATTTAGAACTGCATAAAAATCAAAAATATAAGTCATACAACTATCTTTTAAAGCCCTTTGAAGAAAAAGATTTACATCTGGCTGTAGAAATGGCTTTTAGTCAGTATAAATTTAAGAAAAAATTACATGAAGAAAAAGAAAGAATGGCAGCAATTATTAACAGTATGGGCTGTGCAGTAGTTGTTACCTTGACTGATGGTCGTGTTCAGATGATGAACCAGATGGCGGAAAGGCTGACTGGTTGGATGCAGCATCAAGCTTTGGGTAAGGATTTAGCAGAAGTTGTCAATCTCGTTGATCAGGATATGGACAAAGTAATTGCTAACTTAGCTACACAAGCGATGCAAACTGGGGAGATTGTAAATTTACCAGAAAACTGTACGCTAATTTCTCGGGATGGCAGAGAGATACCGATAGGAGATAATATTGCGTCTATTCGTGATAGTGTCGGCAATGTTACTGGTACAGTCTTAGTTTTTCAAGACGTGACTCAACGTAAGCAAGGGGAAGTGCAATTACTCCACAATGCTTTTTATGATGGACTGACAGGTTTACCCAATAAAGTTTTATTTTTAGATCGTCTCAAACAAGCAATTGAACGCAGCAAACGCCGCAGTGATTACCGTTTTGCGGTGTTGTTTTTGGATTTAGATGGTTTTAAGGGAATTAACGATCGCTTCGGTCACGGCATGGGAGATGATTTTTTAGTAGCGATCGCTCAAAGGTTAGAATCATGTGTACGCAGTGGAGATACTGTAGGGCGATTTGGTGGCGATGAATTTGCCGTATTGTTGGAAGACATTCGTGATGTTAACGACGCTATCAACGTAGCCAAGCGCATTCAAGACACCTTGGGATTACCCCTAAACCTGAACGCACACCAAATATTTACTACAGCCAGCATTGGTATTACTTTAAATAATGGTAGTTATGATCAACCAGAAAGCCTATTAAGAGATGCAGATCATGCTATGTACCTTGCTAAACAGAAAGGTAAAGCACGTTATGGCGTATTTAATAAAGTGCAGGGAGCGTAA
- a CDS encoding calcium-binding protein: MASVERDETREHRIETEIIVDAEDKEDRAMGWYYYLDDMLEFPFMGKWKKKSRKTSTIEEKPVEVLGMAPEDDCLRDMYVEVAYLGGKEDDIHTAKLSEIEPIDVDEDTQEAIADWLYWLGRGYKF; encoded by the coding sequence ATGGCTAGTGTTGAACGCGACGAAACCAGAGAGCATCGTATCGAAACCGAGATTATTGTCGATGCTGAAGATAAAGAAGATAGAGCGATGGGGTGGTACTACTACCTTGACGATATGTTGGAATTTCCCTTTATGGGTAAGTGGAAGAAGAAATCACGCAAAACTTCAACCATTGAAGAAAAACCTGTGGAAGTATTAGGTATGGCTCCAGAGGATGATTGCTTGAGAGATATGTATGTGGAAGTTGCATATCTTGGAGGTAAGGAAGATGATATACATACTGCCAAGCTGTCGGAAATAGAGCCTATTGATGTGGATGAGGACACCCAAGAAGCGATCGCCGATTGGTTATATTGGTTAGGTAGAGGATACAAGTTTTAA
- a CDS encoding class I SAM-dependent methyltransferase, whose translation MAIYEQIGKGYDLTRRADPYITSRLAQHLQIKPDGLYLDVACGTGNYTVALAEFGGIWQGIDQSSLMIDAANNKSHAVDLLVGSVESLPYSNQSFSGVLCTLAIHHFADIISAFQEIYRVLANGKFVLFTATPEQMQKYWLIEYFPEAISKASQQMPSLDSVKSALDKVGFKSIQIEAYSIHQDLQDLFLYSGKHRPELYLDANIRSGISTFSGLASVDEITNGCQKLATDINSGFIKEVVHKYEHEQGDYLFIIADKNQ comes from the coding sequence ATGGCTATTTATGAGCAAATTGGTAAGGGGTATGATTTAACTCGTCGTGCTGACCCTTATATAACTTCTCGATTAGCTCAACATTTACAAATCAAGCCTGATGGTTTATATCTGGATGTGGCTTGTGGTACAGGTAACTATACAGTAGCTTTAGCCGAGTTTGGCGGAATTTGGCAGGGAATAGACCAGTCAAGCCTAATGATTGATGCTGCAAACAATAAGAGTCATGCTGTAGATTTGCTGGTTGGTTCTGTGGAGAGTTTGCCTTATAGTAATCAATCTTTTTCTGGTGTGTTGTGTACTCTAGCTATTCATCATTTTGCCGATATAATTTCAGCATTTCAAGAAATCTATAGGGTGTTAGCAAACGGTAAATTTGTTTTATTTACAGCTACACCAGAGCAAATGCAGAAGTATTGGTTAATAGAGTATTTTCCTGAGGCTATAAGTAAAGCATCTCAGCAAATGCCAAGTTTAGATTCTGTCAAATCCGCTTTAGACAAAGTGGGTTTTAAATCCATACAAATCGAAGCTTACAGTATTCATCAAGATTTACAAGATTTATTTTTATACAGTGGAAAACATCGCCCTGAATTATATTTAGATGCAAATATACGTTCTGGCATTTCTACTTTTTCTGGGTTAGCCTCTGTAGATGAAATTACTAACGGATGCCAAAAACTGGCAACCGATATTAATTCAGGATTCATTAAAGAAGTAGTGCATAAATATGAACATGAACAAGGTGATTACCTGTTTATTATTGCAGATAAAAACCAATAA
- a CDS encoding precorrin-8X methylmutase, whose amino-acid sequence MSDYIRNANEIYRNSFAIIRSEANLDILPPDIAKVAVRLIHACGMTDIVTDLGYSSTAAQSGRAALAAGAPILCDCRMVADGVTRRRLPANNQVICTLNEPQVPELAQKLGNTRSAAALELWKPYLAGAVVAIGNAPTALFRLLEMLDAGYPKPAVILGFPVGFVGAAESKAALAADSRNVPFMTLHGRRGGSAIAAAAVNALATEEE is encoded by the coding sequence ATGTCTGATTATATCCGCAATGCCAATGAAATCTACCGCAATTCCTTTGCTATCATCCGGTCGGAAGCAAACCTAGATATCCTACCGCCAGATATAGCCAAGGTTGCTGTTCGCCTCATCCATGCTTGTGGGATGACGGATATTGTTACAGATTTGGGATATTCCTCAACGGCGGCGCAGTCGGGAAGGGCTGCACTAGCAGCAGGCGCACCGATTTTGTGTGATTGTCGCATGGTAGCTGATGGGGTGACAAGGCGACGTTTACCAGCAAACAATCAAGTTATCTGCACTTTGAATGAACCCCAAGTGCCAGAACTGGCCCAAAAGTTGGGTAATACCCGGTCGGCTGCGGCTTTGGAATTGTGGAAACCATACCTAGCAGGTGCAGTTGTCGCCATTGGTAATGCGCCTACAGCTTTGTTTCGCTTACTGGAAATGTTAGATGCTGGATACCCAAAACCTGCGGTAATCTTAGGCTTTCCTGTGGGGTTTGTGGGTGCGGCTGAATCAAAAGCAGCATTGGCAGCAGATAGCCGGAATGTACCATTTATGACTTTACACGGTCGGCGGGGTGGAAGTGCGATCGCCGCCGCCGCAGTTAACGCCCTGGCAACGGAGGAAGAATAA
- a CDS encoding precorrin-2 C(20)-methyltransferase, with protein MMTKGRLYGVGVGPGDPELLTIKALRLIQSVPVIAYQSATDKQSIARAIASPYLTGQQIEVSFHLPRALEPEKAKEIYDQEVEPIAQHLAAGRDVVVLCEGDPFFYGSFMYVFTRLSEHYQTEVVPGVSSLMACPVSLGVPFTYYNDILTVLPAPLPAEELTTQLLTTDAAAIMKLGRHFAKVRNILHQLGLASRALYIERATMAQQRIVPLDEVDPNEVPYFAMIVIPSKNRL; from the coding sequence ATCATGACTAAAGGTCGTCTCTACGGGGTTGGTGTCGGGCCAGGAGACCCCGAACTATTGACTATTAAAGCATTACGGCTAATACAGTCTGTTCCTGTGATTGCCTATCAATCAGCCACAGATAAACAGAGTATAGCGCGAGCGATCGCCTCTCCTTATTTAACAGGTCAACAAATTGAAGTTTCCTTTCACCTCCCCCGCGCCTTAGAACCAGAAAAAGCTAAGGAAATCTACGACCAGGAAGTAGAACCCATAGCCCAACATCTTGCTGCCGGACGGGATGTAGTAGTGTTATGTGAAGGAGACCCGTTTTTCTACGGTTCCTTCATGTATGTATTCACACGCCTATCTGAACATTACCAAACAGAAGTCGTCCCTGGCGTATCTTCTTTAATGGCTTGTCCCGTCTCCTTGGGTGTACCCTTCACCTACTACAACGATATTCTCACAGTTCTACCCGCACCTCTCCCCGCCGAAGAACTCACCACTCAACTATTAACCACCGATGCAGCCGCCATTATGAAATTAGGTAGGCATTTTGCGAAAGTGCGAAATATCTTACATCAATTGGGACTAGCATCACGGGCATTGTATATCGAGCGGGCAACAATGGCACAGCAGAGGATTGTACCCTTAGATGAGGTTGATCCAAATGAAGTACCTTATTTTGCCATGATTGTTATACCTAGTAAAAATCGGCTGTAG
- a CDS encoding mercuric reductase yields MSNSELDRVIVRPVDEYNQRLVAYVHPPNWVNPQPAETYDLVVIGAGTAGLVVAAGAAGLGLGLKVALIEKHLMGGDCLNFGCVPSKTIIRSARVVGEIRNAKSLGVNVSNQINIDFPAVMARMRRVRAGISHHDSAERFASMGIDIFLDSGKFTNSNTVEVAGKTLKFKKAVIATGARATKPKIRGIEQAGYLTNETVFSLIQRPEKLAVIGGGPIGCELAQVFRRLGSEVVLIHSGSHVLNKEDAEAAQIVQQALIRDGIRLILNAKVEEVVTVTEGKRLYFSANGCRDSVTVDEILVGAGRSPNVEGLNLEAVGVEYDQRQGVKVNDYLQTTNPKIYAAGDICMDWKFTHAADAAARIVIKNTLFSPFGLGRSKLSSLVMPWVTYTDPEIAHVGMYERQAKELGIDVETIKIPFSSVDRAIADAQEEGLLKIHHKKGSDKILGATIVAAHAGEMISEVTTAIVNNIGLSKLSSVIHPYPTQAEAIKKAADAYRRTLLTPRTKKILGLLTKLS; encoded by the coding sequence ATGTCTAACTCCGAACTAGATAGAGTCATTGTTCGCCCTGTGGATGAGTATAACCAGAGATTGGTTGCTTATGTACATCCACCCAATTGGGTGAATCCTCAACCTGCGGAGACTTATGATTTGGTAGTTATTGGAGCAGGGACGGCTGGCTTAGTTGTGGCGGCTGGTGCGGCTGGGTTGGGTTTGGGTTTAAAGGTGGCTTTGATTGAAAAGCATCTCATGGGTGGAGATTGCCTAAATTTCGGTTGTGTACCTTCTAAAACTATTATTCGCTCTGCGCGGGTGGTTGGGGAAATTCGCAATGCCAAAAGTCTGGGGGTGAATGTTTCTAATCAGATTAATATTGATTTTCCCGCAGTGATGGCGAGGATGCGCCGGGTGAGAGCAGGAATTAGTCATCATGACTCGGCTGAACGCTTTGCATCAATGGGGATTGATATTTTCTTGGATAGTGGTAAATTTACTAACAGCAACACCGTAGAAGTAGCTGGTAAAACGCTGAAATTTAAAAAGGCTGTGATTGCTACTGGTGCAAGGGCAACAAAACCTAAAATTAGAGGAATTGAACAAGCTGGATATTTAACTAATGAGACGGTTTTTTCTCTTATTCAAAGACCGGAAAAGTTAGCGGTAATTGGTGGCGGCCCTATTGGTTGCGAATTGGCGCAAGTCTTCCGGCGTTTGGGAAGTGAGGTAGTGCTGATTCATAGCGGTTCCCATGTCCTGAATAAAGAAGATGCTGAGGCGGCGCAAATAGTCCAACAGGCGTTAATTCGGGATGGGATTCGCTTGATATTAAATGCCAAGGTAGAAGAAGTAGTCACGGTAACAGAGGGTAAGCGGTTGTACTTTTCTGCTAACGGTTGTCGTGATTCTGTAACAGTAGATGAAATATTAGTTGGTGCAGGGCGATCGCCTAATGTGGAAGGATTGAATTTAGAAGCCGTCGGGGTAGAATACGATCAGCGCCAGGGTGTGAAGGTCAATGATTACCTGCAAACAACAAACCCCAAGATTTACGCGGCTGGTGATATCTGCATGGACTGGAAATTTACCCATGCAGCCGATGCAGCCGCCAGAATTGTGATTAAAAATACCCTATTTTCACCCTTTGGCTTAGGAAGGTCAAAACTCAGCAGTTTGGTAATGCCTTGGGTGACATATACTGACCCAGAAATTGCCCATGTGGGCATGTATGAACGCCAAGCCAAAGAGTTGGGGATTGATGTAGAGACAATTAAGATACCCTTTAGTAGTGTAGACCGAGCGATCGCAGATGCTCAAGAAGAAGGTTTACTCAAAATTCACCACAAAAAAGGGTCAGATAAAATCCTTGGTGCTACCATTGTCGCCGCTCACGCCGGAGAGATGATTTCTGAAGTCACCACAGCAATTGTGAACAATATAGGTTTAAGTAAGTTAAGTAGCGTAATTCATCCTTATCCTACTCAAGCAGAAGCTATTAAAAAAGCCGCCGACGCTTATCGCCGTACACTTCTAACACCTAGAACAAAGAAAATTTTAGGGTTGTTAACGAAATTATCTTAA
- a CDS encoding putative bifunctional diguanylate cyclase/phosphodiesterase — protein MPIYPFKRNLINVLNNASKLISIFITLLGCAVLLGWYFDISVLKSISQEWAAMKPNTALGFVLSGLALNLIHSTKKNQRRIAQVLATAIALLGVLTLSQYLFGWNWGIDQLLFSHQLKTMTQSSKQLATTYPGRMSPVSALNFSLIGCALWLSASRSIHYRLMQLLAFVTSLTSLQVVIGYVYGVKPLVGLSSLTQTAIHTGLTFFLLSVAILLIAPFEGFIALIISDSVGGMTARMLLPAAIAIPFSLGCLALLGEKMAWFDYAFGLSLHVTGNVAAFMGLIWYYAKGLDSLDIKRKKIEEALRIAYASEALHQSETRFRRAIFDAPLPMMLHAEDGEVLLMNHVWSDITGYSIDEIQTIGDWTQKAYGERREQVQLEMNRLYSLDRRIAEGEYTIKISSGETRVWDFHSAPLGKLPDGRSLVISTAFDVTQRKQTEAQLRQNAFYDGLTGLANRALFMEHLQHALQQAKRQKDYLFAVLFLDLDRFKVINDSLGHIKGDQFLITIAQRLGLCIRATDIAARLGGDEFTILLEDIQDVSDAIKVAERIQQELKLPLNLDGQEVFTSASIGIALSSTINYDHPEQLLRDADTAMYRAKALGKSRYALFNRDMYANALARLQLEADLRRALARQEFQVYYQPIVSLVSGDIVGFEALLRWQHPERGLLNPVDFVSLAEETGLIVEIGYWVLCEACRQMQAWQVSHPHSSLRKMSVNLCAKQFSQPNLIEQIRQIIQSTGLDASALALEITEGVIAENGDEATATLLQLRELGIEILIDDFGTGYSSLGRLYSFPVSVLKIDRSFVNPMTSDNRNLEIIEIIIALAHKLGMTAIAEGVETQEQVTLLSKLGCESVQGYFFSRPLPSSEAGMLIS, from the coding sequence ATGCCCATCTATCCGTTCAAGCGTAATCTTATTAATGTGCTAAACAACGCCTCAAAGCTTATAAGTATATTTATCACTTTACTAGGTTGTGCTGTACTGTTAGGTTGGTACTTTGATATTTCAGTTCTTAAAAGCATCTCTCAAGAGTGGGCGGCGATGAAACCTAACACTGCGTTAGGTTTTGTCTTATCTGGTTTGGCGTTAAATCTTATTCATTCAACGAAAAAAAATCAACGTCGAATAGCTCAGGTATTGGCTACAGCGATCGCACTATTAGGAGTTCTTACCCTCAGTCAGTATTTATTTGGCTGGAATTGGGGAATTGATCAACTGTTATTTTCCCATCAATTAAAAACGATGACCCAGAGTAGCAAGCAATTAGCTACTACTTACCCTGGTCGCATGTCACCAGTATCGGCACTAAATTTTAGCTTAATTGGTTGTGCATTGTGGCTTTCAGCTTCTAGAAGTATTCATTATCGGCTAATGCAATTATTGGCATTTGTAACTAGCTTGACATCTCTACAGGTCGTGATTGGCTATGTTTACGGGGTTAAACCGTTAGTAGGATTGTCATCTTTGACACAAACCGCAATTCACACAGGTCTAACTTTTTTCTTACTGTCGGTAGCTATATTACTGATAGCTCCTTTTGAAGGTTTTATAGCCTTAATCATCAGTGATAGTGTAGGCGGAATGACGGCAAGAATGCTACTACCAGCTGCGATCGCTATTCCTTTTTCCTTAGGATGCCTAGCATTGCTGGGAGAAAAAATGGCATGGTTCGATTATGCTTTTGGCTTGAGTCTCCATGTAACTGGTAATGTTGCTGCCTTTATGGGTCTAATTTGGTACTATGCCAAAGGATTAGATAGCTTAGATATCAAGCGTAAAAAAATAGAGGAAGCATTGAGAATTGCTTATGCCTCGGAAGCTTTACATCAAAGTGAAACCAGATTTCGTCGAGCAATCTTTGATGCACCTTTACCGATGATGCTGCACGCCGAAGATGGAGAAGTTCTTTTAATGAATCATGTTTGGTCAGATATTACCGGATATAGTATCGACGAAATTCAAACAATTGGAGATTGGACGCAAAAAGCTTATGGTGAGCGTCGAGAACAGGTGCAATTAGAGATGAACCGCTTATATAGTCTTGATAGACGAATTGCAGAAGGTGAATACACAATTAAAATTAGCTCCGGTGAAACCCGTGTCTGGGATTTCCACTCTGCACCCTTGGGAAAACTTCCCGACGGTAGAAGCTTGGTGATTAGTACGGCGTTTGATGTAACACAGCGCAAGCAAACAGAAGCGCAATTGCGACAGAATGCTTTTTACGATGGGCTGACAGGTTTAGCAAACCGCGCTCTGTTCATGGAACATTTACAACACGCCCTCCAGCAAGCAAAACGACAAAAAGATTATTTATTTGCTGTGTTGTTTCTAGATTTAGATAGGTTTAAAGTCATCAATGATAGTCTTGGACACATCAAAGGAGACCAGTTTTTAATTACTATTGCTCAAAGACTAGGACTCTGTATCCGCGCTACAGATATAGCGGCGCGGCTGGGGGGTGATGAGTTTACCATCCTACTAGAAGATATACAAGATGTCTCAGATGCAATTAAAGTAGCAGAGCGAATACAACAAGAATTAAAATTACCCTTGAACTTGGATGGGCAAGAAGTATTTACCAGTGCTAGTATTGGTATCGCCTTAAGTTCCACTATCAACTACGACCATCCAGAACAGCTGCTGAGAGATGCTGATACTGCGATGTATCGAGCCAAAGCTTTGGGGAAATCGCGCTACGCCTTGTTTAACAGAGATATGTATGCTAATGCGTTGGCGAGATTGCAGTTAGAGGCTGATTTGCGTCGAGCATTAGCACGCCAAGAGTTTCAAGTTTATTATCAACCAATTGTTTCACTCGTTAGTGGGGATATTGTAGGTTTTGAGGCATTGCTACGCTGGCAACATCCAGAGCGTGGTTTACTTAATCCTGTAGATTTTGTTTCTTTAGCGGAAGAAACTGGACTAATTGTTGAGATTGGTTACTGGGTGCTATGTGAAGCGTGTCGCCAGATGCAGGCTTGGCAAGTGAGCCATCCTCACAGCTCATTAAGGAAAATGAGTGTCAATCTCTGCGCCAAACAATTTTCCCAGCCAAATTTAATTGAGCAGATTCGGCAAATTATACAATCTACTGGTCTCGATGCTAGTGCTTTAGCCCTAGAAATTACTGAAGGTGTGATTGCCGAAAACGGTGATGAAGCAACTGCCACACTTCTACAACTGCGAGAATTAGGTATTGAAATATTAATTGATGATTTTGGTACAGGCTATTCTTCCCTTGGTCGCCTGTATAGCTTTCCGGTGAGTGTGTTAAAAATTGACCGTTCCTTTGTGAACCCAATGACGAGTGATAACCGAAATCTAGAAATTATCGAGATTATTATCGCGTTGGCACATAAACTAGGTATGACAGCGATCGCTGAAGGTGTAGAAACACAAGAACAAGTGACACTTTTAAGTAAGTTAGGTTGTGAGTCTGTTCAGGGCTACTTTTTCTCTCGTCCTTTACCTAGTTCAGAAGCAGGTATGTTAATTAGTTAA
- a CDS encoding SDR family NAD(P)-dependent oxidoreductase codes for MPTTALIVGAGTGLSASIARLFAQEGFKVALAARQIDKLVQLSSEIGAVSFATDATQPNEVKQLFIDVDHKLGSPNVVVYNPSWRVRGPLIELDPGDVAKTLEVSAYGGFLVAQEAAKRMLQQGGGAIFFTGASASVKGYPQSAPFAMGKFALRGLAQSIARELAPQNIHVAHFVIDGAIRSASRLDPADNPDSTLDPDAIAQTYLNILRQPRSAWTWEVELRPWVERF; via the coding sequence ATGCCAACAACAGCCTTAATAGTGGGAGCAGGTACTGGGCTTAGTGCCTCCATAGCTCGCTTGTTTGCTCAAGAGGGATTTAAAGTAGCTTTAGCTGCTCGGCAAATAGATAAACTGGTGCAATTAAGTAGTGAAATTGGGGCAGTGAGTTTTGCTACCGATGCAACCCAACCCAATGAAGTCAAACAATTATTTATCGATGTTGACCATAAATTAGGTTCCCCCAACGTTGTTGTATATAACCCCAGTTGGCGGGTGCGGGGGCCGTTGATTGAGCTAGACCCTGGTGATGTAGCGAAAACCTTAGAAGTTTCTGCTTACGGAGGCTTTCTAGTAGCCCAAGAAGCTGCCAAAAGAATGTTACAACAGGGCGGCGGTGCTATCTTCTTTACTGGAGCCTCAGCCAGCGTCAAAGGCTATCCCCAGTCAGCACCCTTTGCAATGGGTAAATTTGCCCTACGTGGTTTAGCTCAGAGTATTGCCAGAGAACTTGCACCTCAGAATATTCACGTAGCACACTTTGTCATAGATGGCGCGATTCGCTCCGCATCCCGCCTTGACCCAGCAGACAACCCTGATAGTACCTTAGATCCAGATGCGATCGCTCAAACCTATCTCAACATCCTCCGCCAACCCCGGAGTGCTTGGACATGGGAAGTAGAATTGCGTCCTTGGGTGGAGAGGTTTTAG